One Bradyrhizobium sp. CCGB12 genomic window carries:
- a CDS encoding urease accessory protein UreE, which yields MIRATQVKGQHRFTEAPVDTVVLDFDDRHRRRMAMTGTRGLEFLLDLENAVALRGGDALVLEDGRLVEVVAAPEPLLEIRGRDPHHLIRVGWHLGNRHLPTQIMAKALRIRRDHVIEAMVKGLGARVIEIEAPFDPEGGAYADAGHAHGHDDHAHHDHGHHHDHGHHDHNDHHGHDHHHHGHAVHDHGHDHHHHHDEHCDHPDHHHGHKHAHDHK from the coding sequence ATGATCCGGGCGACGCAGGTCAAGGGGCAGCACCGCTTTACGGAAGCGCCGGTGGATACGGTCGTGCTCGATTTCGACGATCGGCACCGCCGCCGCATGGCGATGACGGGCACGCGGGGGCTCGAATTCCTGCTCGACCTGGAAAACGCCGTCGCGCTCCGCGGCGGCGATGCGCTGGTGCTGGAGGACGGCCGGCTCGTCGAGGTGGTGGCGGCGCCCGAACCGCTGCTGGAGATCCGCGGTCGCGATCCGCACCATCTCATCCGCGTCGGCTGGCATCTCGGTAACCGCCACCTACCGACGCAGATCATGGCCAAAGCCTTGCGCATCCGCCGCGACCACGTCATCGAGGCCATGGTGAAGGGCCTCGGCGCGCGCGTCATCGAGATCGAGGCGCCGTTCGATCCCGAGGGCGGCGCCTATGCCGATGCCGGCCACGCGCATGGACACGACGACCATGCGCATCACGATCACGGCCATCATCATGATCACGGCCATCACGACCACAATGATCATCACGGCCACGATCACCACCATCATGGCCATGCCGTGCATGACCATGGTCACGATCACCACCATCACCACGACGAGCATTGCGACCATCCCGACCATCACCATGGCCACAAGCATGCTCATGACCACAAATGA
- a CDS encoding putative quinol monooxygenase: MIYVVATLTIKPETRAEFIAAATACIKETRKEPGNIAYDLHESVTDPSKMVFVEQWENAEALVPHRAMEHMKTFGRVAVKCFTAPPKIEVITPEKVETR; encoded by the coding sequence GTGATCTACGTCGTTGCCACCTTGACCATCAAGCCCGAGACGCGCGCCGAATTCATTGCAGCCGCCACCGCCTGCATCAAGGAGACCCGAAAGGAGCCCGGCAACATCGCCTATGATCTGCATGAGAGCGTCACCGATCCCAGCAAGATGGTGTTCGTCGAGCAGTGGGAGAACGCCGAGGCGCTGGTGCCGCATCGTGCCATGGAGCATATGAAGACGTTCGGCCGCGTCGCGGTGAAGTGTTTTACGGCGCCGCCGAAGATCGAGGTGATCACGCCCGAGAAGGTCGAGACACGGTAA
- the ureG gene encoding urease accessory protein UreG, giving the protein MATSHGPLRVGVGGPVGSGKTALMDLLCKTMRERYDIAAITNDIYTKWDAEFLVRSGSLTSDRIAGVETGGCPHTAIREDASMNLAAVADMRAKFPGLDLVLIESGGDNLAATFSPELADLTIYVIDVAAGDKIPSKGGPGITRSDLLVINKIDLAPHVGASLEKMETDAKRMRGERPFVMTNLKKSQGLDRIVGFIEAKGGLKRAG; this is encoded by the coding sequence ATGGCTACGTCTCACGGCCCCTTGCGTGTCGGTGTCGGCGGTCCGGTCGGATCGGGCAAGACCGCGCTGATGGACCTGCTCTGCAAGACCATGCGCGAGCGTTACGACATCGCCGCGATCACCAATGACATCTACACCAAATGGGATGCGGAATTCCTGGTGCGGTCGGGCTCGCTGACGTCGGATCGCATTGCCGGCGTCGAGACCGGCGGCTGCCCGCACACCGCGATCCGCGAGGATGCCTCGATGAACCTCGCTGCGGTCGCGGATATGCGTGCGAAATTTCCCGGCCTCGACCTCGTGCTGATCGAGTCCGGTGGCGACAATCTGGCCGCCACTTTTTCCCCGGAGCTGGCCGATCTCACCATCTATGTGATCGACGTCGCCGCCGGCGACAAGATCCCGTCCAAGGGCGGCCCGGGCATCACCCGGTCAGACCTTCTTGTCATCAACAAGATCGACCTGGCCCCCCATGTCGGCGCTTCCCTGGAAAAGATGGAGACGGATGCCAAGCGCATGCGCGGCGAGCGGCCCTTCGTCATGACCAACCTGAAGAAGAGCCAGGGGCTGGACCGCATCGTTGGCTTCATCGAGGCCAAAGGCGGGCTGAAACGGGCGGGTTAA
- a CDS encoding urease accessory protein UreF, producing the protein MLMTTNEPVRAGDLAEREAAALYRLMTWLSPAFPVGGFSYSSGIEWAVEAGDITDTATLADWLDAMLGDGSGFCDATFLVHAYRAAEADQTAALNDIAELAAAFVASRERQLETTSQGRAFIDIARAAWDADGLDAMVAACRTPLVYPVAVGVVAAMHGVPLAPTLHAFLHALVSNWISAASRLIPLGQTDGQRVLVRLEAAVAATANRALNATLDDLGSATFRADLASLRHETQYTRLFRS; encoded by the coding sequence ATGCTCATGACCACAAATGAGCCGGTCCGTGCCGGTGATCTCGCGGAGCGCGAGGCGGCGGCGCTGTACCGGTTGATGACGTGGTTGTCGCCGGCGTTCCCTGTCGGCGGTTTCTCCTATTCCAGCGGCATCGAATGGGCGGTCGAGGCAGGCGACATCACGGATACCGCCACGCTGGCCGACTGGCTCGACGCAATGCTCGGCGACGGCTCTGGCTTTTGCGACGCGACGTTCCTGGTCCATGCCTATCGCGCCGCCGAAGCGGACCAGACCGCCGCTTTGAACGATATTGCCGAGCTCGCGGCGGCCTTCGTTGCGTCGCGCGAACGACAGCTGGAGACGACATCGCAAGGCCGCGCCTTCATCGACATCGCCCGCGCCGCATGGGATGCCGACGGGCTGGATGCCATGGTTGCCGCATGCCGCACGCCACTGGTCTATCCGGTCGCCGTCGGCGTGGTCGCCGCGATGCATGGTGTGCCGCTGGCGCCCACACTACACGCTTTCCTGCATGCGCTGGTCTCGAACTGGATTTCCGCGGCCAGCCGTCTCATTCCGCTCGGCCAGACCGACGGCCAGCGCGTGCTGGTGAGGCTGGAAGCCGCCGTCGCCGCAACCGCCAATCGTGCGCTGAATGCGACATTGGACGATCTCGGCAGCGCGACGTTCCGCGCCGATCTCGCCAGCCTGCGGCACGAGACGCAATATACGCGGTTGTTTCGGTCGTGA